Proteins encoded together in one Prevotella scopos JCM 17725 window:
- a CDS encoding phosphatidylserine decarboxylase family protein, translating to MGKIKKKLKKIRIHHEGTNTLLYGAISLVLIALILWFAVPSKIPFWIFAVVFGTIYCIVLNFYRCPIRYFGSEDTEGIVVAPADGHIVVIEEVDENEYFHDRRLMISIFMSLWNVHANWFPVDGVVKSVQHFDGNFHKAWLPKASEENEHADTIITTPDGTDVLCRQIAGAMARRIVTYAKPGEDCYIDEHLGFIKLGSRVDIFLPVGSEVCVKMGQATMGDQTVIAKLKPNNK from the coding sequence ATGGGGAAAATAAAAAAGAAACTCAAAAAGATTAGAATCCATCACGAGGGAACAAATACATTGCTCTATGGAGCTATAAGTCTTGTTCTTATCGCCTTGATTCTTTGGTTTGCAGTTCCATCTAAGATACCATTTTGGATTTTTGCAGTAGTGTTCGGTACTATATATTGTATAGTTCTTAACTTTTATCGGTGTCCTATTCGCTATTTTGGAAGTGAAGATACAGAAGGCATCGTTGTAGCACCTGCTGATGGACATATTGTAGTGATAGAAGAAGTTGATGAAAACGAATATTTCCACGATCGCAGATTGATGATCTCCATCTTTATGAGTTTATGGAATGTGCATGCTAATTGGTTCCCAGTTGATGGAGTCGTAAAGTCGGTTCAACACTTCGATGGTAACTTTCATAAAGCTTGGCTTCCTAAGGCAAGTGAGGAGAATGAGCATGCTGACACTATCATCACAACTCCTGATGGCACTGATGTACTCTGCCGACAGATTGCGGGTGCTATGGCACGTCGTATCGTAACCTATGCTAAGCCTGGTGAGGATTGTTATATTGATGAGCATCTTGGTTTCATTAAGTTAGGTAGTCGTGTTGATATCTTCCTGCCAGTAGGCTCGGAGGTATGTGTGAAAATGGGACAGGCAACAATGGGTGACCAAACGGTTATTGCAAAACTGAAGCCAAATAACAAATAA